Proteins encoded within one genomic window of Candidatus Zixiibacteriota bacterium:
- a CDS encoding MFS transporter, whose amino-acid sequence MQPDQIQKHRYRFLAIASMGTFIGTLEGSILNVALPTMAAELNVAIDVIAWVVLAYQLTVVSLVMVFGAWAGRKGYPFAYKFGFIFLVIGSILCAVSTSMGPLLVGRVVQALGGAMFQAVGMGLITTAFPASERGKGIGLMAMMVAVGLMIGPPLGGFMLTAWPWQVIFYLSSAVAIVGTVMAYSFFHGFKSTISDKKINISGAVALSICLLSGMLAMTVLDSRMKVEGPFGLLLLSSLIALAVFIWRESKPGTALIGGDIFRNSQFRISVAGMFLTFSALSGALILVPFYLQDMRGYEPQTVGLFLIILPITMMLIAPLSGRISDKIGFKALTVGGALIFAVGLYLLSALKADSSNGYMVFGLTTVGIGVGIFNSPNTSAMMGSVKPQQRPIASSINSSTRNIGMAFGVAVATTLFEALTVGGQLPEGEQFVLKYRYVTYVCLSFALLAALISGFRKNRLEDSSALTQDSVSEQIG is encoded by the coding sequence TTGCAGCCAGACCAAATACAGAAACACCGCTACCGTTTCCTGGCCATAGCCTCCATGGGAACCTTCATCGGTACTCTCGAAGGTTCCATCTTGAATGTAGCTTTGCCGACTATGGCAGCCGAATTGAACGTGGCAATTGACGTGATTGCCTGGGTGGTGCTTGCCTACCAGTTGACGGTAGTGTCATTGGTCATGGTGTTTGGAGCCTGGGCGGGGCGGAAGGGGTATCCTTTTGCTTACAAGTTCGGTTTCATTTTCCTCGTAATCGGTTCTATTCTCTGTGCTGTCTCGACGAGTATGGGGCCGCTTCTGGTCGGTCGAGTGGTTCAGGCTCTTGGCGGTGCGATGTTCCAGGCGGTGGGAATGGGCTTGATCACTACTGCTTTCCCTGCGAGCGAGCGAGGCAAGGGGATCGGTTTGATGGCCATGATGGTTGCTGTGGGTTTAATGATCGGACCACCGCTTGGCGGATTCATGTTAACCGCATGGCCCTGGCAGGTAATTTTCTATTTAAGTTCAGCGGTAGCCATAGTGGGAACGGTGATGGCTTATTCCTTTTTCCATGGATTTAAGTCGACTATTTCAGACAAGAAAATCAATATCTCGGGCGCCGTTGCTCTTTCTATCTGCTTGCTAAGCGGGATGTTGGCAATGACCGTGCTCGATTCGAGAATGAAGGTGGAAGGTCCGTTCGGACTGCTTCTGTTGTCAAGTCTCATCGCACTGGCTGTCTTTATCTGGCGTGAATCAAAACCCGGCACAGCTTTGATCGGTGGTGACATTTTCCGCAACAGTCAATTCCGTATCTCAGTCGCGGGTATGTTTCTGACGTTTTCCGCCTTATCCGGAGCTCTGATATTAGTGCCTTTTTATTTGCAGGATATGAGAGGTTACGAACCGCAGACGGTCGGTCTGTTTTTGATTATTCTCCCGATCACGATGATGTTGATTGCGCCGCTGTCGGGACGTATTTCCGACAAGATCGGATTCAAGGCGCTGACTGTCGGAGGAGCGCTGATTTTTGCCGTCGGATTATATCTGTTGTCCGCTCTCAAGGCCGACAGCAGTAATGGATATATGGTGTTCGGCCTTACTACGGTGGGTATCGGAGTCGGGATTTTCAATTCACCCAATACTTCGGCGATGATGGGATCGGTGAAACCACAGCAACGACCGATCGCGTCGAGTATTAATTCATCGACCAGAAATATCGGGATGGCGTTCGGGGTCGCGGTAGCGACGACGCTGTTCGAGGCGTTGACGGTTGGCGGTCAACTACCCGAGGGGGAGCAGTTCGTGCTCAAATATCGTTATGTTACCTATGTCTGTTTGAGTTTCGCCCTGCTGGCGGCTTTGATCAGCGGATTCAGGAAAAATCGCCTCGAAGACTCATCTGCGTTGACCCAAGACTCGGTTAGTGAACAAATCGGTTGA
- a CDS encoding nucleoside phosphorylase: MAFDNKYPILDFDSNRDALINPSHVFEPIAGGSHGVLCFFADEVEKLRDRDDVNVLAEDPWEDGIHYVYGVERNGSMIAVAHPGVGAPLAAATLEWLIETGCHKILVCGGAGALNKELAVGGLQVPDEAIRDEGTSYHYLKPGHPAKPGERARRVLTDLLREKEIEFAEGKCWSTDGVLRETVGKAEARFSQGCLSVEMEAAALFAVAEFRGIELAQLIYFGDLVVREGWDRRGWRDRKAVRAAMLDICLEAVVRI, from the coding sequence ATGGCTTTCGATAATAAATATCCTATCCTTGATTTTGATTCCAACCGAGACGCTCTGATCAATCCATCCCATGTCTTTGAACCGATTGCGGGGGGATCGCATGGCGTGCTCTGCTTTTTCGCCGATGAAGTGGAAAAACTCCGAGATCGGGACGACGTGAACGTACTGGCCGAAGATCCCTGGGAAGACGGCATTCATTATGTCTATGGCGTCGAGAGGAACGGTAGTATGATCGCTGTGGCTCATCCCGGAGTCGGTGCGCCTTTGGCGGCGGCAACGCTGGAATGGTTGATCGAAACCGGCTGTCATAAAATTTTGGTCTGTGGCGGAGCCGGAGCACTCAATAAAGAACTGGCGGTGGGAGGTCTTCAGGTGCCCGATGAAGCTATCCGCGATGAGGGGACTTCCTATCATTATCTCAAACCGGGACATCCGGCCAAACCCGGTGAGCGAGCGCGTCGGGTACTCACCGATCTACTCCGGGAAAAAGAGATTGAGTTTGCCGAAGGTAAGTGCTGGTCAACCGACGGAGTTCTGCGCGAGACGGTCGGCAAGGCCGAAGCCCGCTTTTCTCAGGGCTGTTTATCGGTCGAGATGGAGGCTGCCGCATTATTTGCGGTGGCGGAGTTTCGCGGGATCGAACTGGCTCAGCTTATTTATTTCGGCGATCTGGTCGTTCGGGAAGGTTGGGATCGTCGTGGTTGGCGTGATCGCAAAGCCGTAAGAGCGGCGATGTTGGATATATGCCTTGAGGCAGTTGTCCGGATATAA
- a CDS encoding class I SAM-dependent methyltransferase has protein sequence MDHCGGYQDFPFVAAFYDYTLPYQSRPDVAFYVDMARTYGGPVLELGCGTGRVLIPTAETGVEIVGLDFSEHMLSRCRERLSRQPEEVQAQVSLTQGDMRAFELGRRFSLITIPFRPFQHIIETSDQIDCLNAIHRHLKPDGRLVFDLFNPSIQFLADEKAYNEAGDEPGVDLPDGRIMRRRIRIAARDYYKQISDCELIYYITHPDGREERLVHEFPMRYLFRYEAEHLLVRCGFEIEALYAGFDRSPFGSKNPGELIFVAKLV, from the coding sequence ATGGATCATTGTGGCGGCTATCAGGATTTTCCGTTTGTGGCGGCATTCTACGACTATACGTTGCCTTATCAATCCCGTCCGGACGTGGCTTTTTATGTCGATATGGCCAGGACGTATGGTGGCCCGGTTCTGGAACTGGGCTGCGGTACCGGGCGGGTGTTGATACCGACTGCCGAAACCGGCGTAGAAATTGTCGGGCTGGATTTCTCCGAACACATGCTGTCGCGCTGCCGGGAGCGTCTATCTCGGCAACCTGAAGAAGTACAGGCGCAGGTGAGTTTGACTCAGGGAGATATGCGAGCGTTCGAACTCGGACGGCGCTTTTCATTGATCACGATCCCTTTCCGCCCGTTCCAGCATATTATCGAAACTTCCGACCAGATTGACTGTCTGAACGCCATTCATCGGCATTTGAAACCTGACGGTCGATTGGTCTTCGATCTGTTCAATCCCTCGATCCAGTTTCTTGCGGATGAAAAGGCTTACAACGAAGCCGGGGACGAACCCGGTGTCGACTTACCCGACGGACGGATCATGCGACGGCGGATACGTATTGCCGCTCGCGATTATTACAAGCAAATCAGCGATTGCGAGTTGATTTATTACATAACTCATCCGGACGGTCGTGAGGAGCGCCTCGTTCATGAGTTCCCGATGCGTTACCTCTTCCGCTATGAAGCGGAACACCTTCTGGTCCGATGTGGTTTCGAGATTGAAGCGTTGTATGCCGGATTCGATCGATCACCGTTCGGGTCGAAGAATCCCGGTGAGTTGATCTTTGTTGCGAAGCTGGTTTAG
- a CDS encoding GNAT family N-acetyltransferase — protein sequence MEWTRGQYRITDNRNEADIDFIVESLHSTYWAEERPREVIETSIANSVMILMFDGTKPIGFARIVADNCTFAWICDVFVHPDYRGRRLGVWLMECTQAHPTCKVRINMLATRDAHTLYEKFGYVRQEAMVKRNPHIVD from the coding sequence ATGGAATGGACCCGCGGGCAATACCGTATCACCGACAACCGGAACGAAGCCGACATCGATTTCATCGTGGAGTCACTACACTCAACTTATTGGGCTGAAGAACGTCCGCGCGAGGTAATCGAGACTTCTATTGCAAATTCCGTGATGATTCTGATGTTCGACGGCACGAAACCGATAGGTTTCGCACGGATCGTAGCCGACAACTGTACCTTCGCCTGGATCTGTGACGTCTTCGTTCATCCCGACTATCGCGGTCGTAGGCTGGGTGTCTGGCTGATGGAATGCACGCAGGCACATCCGACTTGTAAGGTGCGCATCAACATGCTCGCCACGCGCGACGCCCATACGTTATATGAAAAATTCGGTTATGTACGCCAGGAAGCGATGGTCAAACGCAATCCGCACATAGTCGACTAA